In Ananas comosus cultivar F153 linkage group 10, ASM154086v1, whole genome shotgun sequence, the following proteins share a genomic window:
- the LOC109716219 gene encoding uncharacterized protein LOC109716219 has product MPAVAAASRRQLTHPMASLHRLNPPAAGAPAVRPPPGSSSSPLAVCAVSLNFVLLVRVPQWPKLLRKDHLCSTAVPPSGLWRPPACFPAVPARRGPPLGHPAAAETRIGPSLGARGLRAPPLLSVADRRKHLLPRAGRTRPPPTLLSPKPSIGRTGPILSTGWEARASLPAASASSRCRPMRAPDLLHRQHPPLAGPPAVRPPPATPYSI; this is encoded by the exons ATgcctgccgtcgccgccgcctcccgacGCCAGCTGACGCATCCCATGGCCTCCCTGCATCGCCTGAACCCTCCTGCCGCCGGCGCTCctgccgtccggccgccgccaggCAGCTCTAGCTCTCCCCTGGCTG TGTGCGCTGTTTCGTTGAACTTCGTGTTGCTCGTGCGCGTCCCACAGTGGCcgaaattgctccgaaag GATCACCTATGCTCGACCGCCGTGCCTCCCTCCGGTCTCTGGCGTCCCCCGGCGTGCTTCCCtgccgtccccgcgcgccgcggGCCGCCGCTCGGGCACCCTGCAGCCGCCGAGACCCGGATCGGGCCAAGTCTGGGCGCACGCGgcctccgcgcgccgccgctgctCTCCGTTGCTGACCGGCGCAAGCACCTCCTCCCCAGGGCCGGCCGCACTCGTCCACCACCGACGCTCCTGTCGCCGAAGCCCTCCATCGGCCGGACTGGGCCCATACTCTCCACGGGTTGGGaggctagggcatcattgcctgccgcctccgcctcctcccgtTGCCGGCCGATGCGTGCCCCGGATCTCCTCCACCGCCAGCACCCTCCTCTGGCCGGcccgcccgccgtccggccgccgccggccaccccctACTCCATTTAG